The window CCACGACCACGACCCGCGCGGCCCACGTCCAGGACGCCGTGACCCTGATCGAGGAACTGGCCCTGGCCCCCGTAACCCTTCTCGGCCAGTCCCTCGGCGGCCATACGGCGATGCTGCTGGCCGCCTCCCACCCCCACCTGGTCAGGTCCCTGATCCTGGTCGAAGCGGGCCCGGCGGGCCCGACCCCGGAACTCCCCGCATGGATCGCGACCTGGCTGGACAACTGGCCGACACCGTTCGCGTCACTGGAGGCCGCGGAGGCCTTCCTGGGCCACGAGGCCTGGACGAGAACCCTGGAACAGCGAGAAGACGGCTGGCACCCCACCTTCGACCGCGCCACGCTCATCTCAACGGTCGCCGAACTGGCCACCACCGCCTACTGGCCCCAGTGGTCCCGGATCACCTGCCCCACCCTCCTCGTCCAGGGCGAACACGGCACCATGCGCCCCGACGAGCCCACCACCATGCTCACCCACCGCCCCACCACCCACCTCACCCGCATCCCGGACGCCTCCCACGACGTCCACCTGGACCAGCCGGACCGCCTTCACGAGGCGATCTCCTCCTGGGAATCCGGCCGTTGACCTCAACCAAGGTCGAGGTCCTACGTTGATCGCGTCCAGGCAACCACGAGAGGGCGAGGCCACCGATGAGCACCGACACCACCACG of the Streptomyces koelreuteriae genome contains:
- a CDS encoding alpha/beta fold hydrolase — translated: MKTARTTSTTLTTPDGTRIAYRDHRPARESAAPFLLLHGLAGHQGEWDAVAARLLSDGHRVVTYDARGHGASTRTPTTTTRAAHVQDAVTLIEELALAPVTLLGQSLGGHTAMLLAASHPHLVRSLILVEAGPAGPTPELPAWIATWLDNWPTPFASLEAAEAFLGHEAWTRTLEQREDGWHPTFDRATLISTVAELATTAYWPQWSRITCPTLLVQGEHGTMRPDEPTTMLTHRPTTHLTRIPDASHDVHLDQPDRLHEAISSWESGR